Proteins encoded within one genomic window of Cyprinus carpio isolate SPL01 chromosome A15, ASM1834038v1, whole genome shotgun sequence:
- the LOC109104820 gene encoding proton-coupled folate transporter-like translates to MDDSDTSAILAEGLDSSDSSIVCCCFKVPESKRPPPCSCPFSVTVEPVMFLSMFSIVLQWPLSTQYLWDRISEDVGYNGTKGGGCNASTVHDPLQKEVETLTAHWNLYINLGGFLVGLIMVTLLGSWSDRAGRRLVLIIPSLGLALQASVYLIVMYLKLPVFWFLIGRICSGLSGDFNAILAGCFAYVADTSGRGSRTFRVAILEACLGVAGIFASVIGGQWRRAQGYINPFWLVLATNLAAALYAYLFVPETVTPDPEATLLSTRHHRAIFHLYSSDAPQGRRTKLWLYTICFFLVVSVHFGCSDLYVLYELSAPLCWGPVLIGYGSAAKNLAYLTSLMGLRAMQCCMKDSWVALVGLTSNIVGLIAISFANTTALMFTGYGLCFLFMASTPVLRSKLSKLVDPLEQGALFASVACVEGLCSLVSSVVFNSLYPATLHFMKGFPFIFGAIILLISAAIIGGLGCQEEREYGENRESSGIS, encoded by the exons ATGGATGATTCAGACACCAGCGCTATTCTTGCGGAGGGCCTAGACTCGAGTGACTCCAGCAtagtctgttgttgttttaaggTTCCAGAAAGCAAACGTCCACCGCCGTGTTCATGTCCGTTTTCCGTGACTGTGGAGCCCGTAATGTTCCTTTCCATGTTCTCCATAGTTCTCCAGTGGCCTTTGAGCACGCAGTACCTGTGGGATCGTATCAGTGAAGATGTGGGTTACAATGGAACTAAAGGAGGAGGATGTAATGCATCTACAGTCCACGACCCCCTGCAGAAG GAAGTGGAGACTCTGACTGCACACTGGAACCTGTACATCAATTTGGGTGGATTTCTAGTTGGGTTGATCATGGTGACCCTGCTGGGCTCATGGAGTGACCGTGCGGGTCGGCGTCTTGTCCTGATCATCCCTTCCCTTGGCCTGGCTCTTCAGGCATCTGTGTATTTGATTGTAATGTACCTGAAGCTGCCTGTGTTCTGGTTCCTCATTGGGAGAATCTGCAGCGGCCTGTCTGGGGACTTCAATGCCATTTTGGCCGGTTGCTTTGCGTATGTGGCTGACACAAGTGGCAGGGGGTCTCGCACTTTTCGTGTAGCGATACTAGAGGCTTGTCTCGGAGTGGCTGGCATATTTGCAAGTGTCATTGGAGGACAGTGGCGACGGGCACAAgg ATATATCAACCCATTCTGGCTAGTTTTGGCCACAAATCTTGCAGCAGCGCTCTACGCATACCTGTTTGTGCCGGAAACAGTCACCCCTGACCCCGAGGCAACGCTCCTCTCCACCAGGCACCACCGGGCCATCTTCCACCTCTATTCATCTGATGCACCACAGGGACGCCGAACTAAACTGTGGCTCTACACTATCTGTTTCTTTTTGGTGGTGTCTGTACATTTCGGCTGCAGTGACCTTTATGTGCTCTATGAGTTGAGCGCTCCGCTCTGCTGGGGTCCAGTGCTGATCGGGTATGGCTCTGCAGCCAAAAATCTGGCCTACCTCACTAGCTTGATGGGGCTCAGGGCCATGCAGTGCTGTATGAAGGACTCCTGGGTGGCTTTGGTGGGCCTTACCTCTAACATAGTGGGTTTAATTGCGATTTCGTTCGCTAACACCACAGCTCTGATGTTCACTG GATATGGCCTGTGCTTCCTTTTTATGGCCTCTACCCCAGTCCTGAGATCTAAACTGTCCAAGCTGGTGGACCCTTTAGAACAAG GTGCTCTGTTTGCTTCAGTGGCGTGTGTGGAAGGTCTGTGCTCACTAGTATCTAGCGTGGTCTTTAACTCTCTCTACCCTGCCACCCTACACTTCATGAAGGGATTCCCTTTCATCTTCGGGGCCATCATCCTCCTGATTTCAGCTGCCATTATTGG AGGTTTGGGCTGCCAGGAGGAGAGAGAGTACGGAGAAAACAGAGAAAGCTCTGGGATATCCtga
- the LOC109105570 gene encoding forkhead box protein N1-like, translating into MSSEPQGLSFPSVSSSSSSPIPSPGELQSFDHLGSLYFQMPESQCHQSNVGEGFPPYSQRESIPYRQKSAEHFRRHSVDGSPVGQESGLMENNHYHPYRRQCSEGTISEVQTFSCLRRAGLVGKLTTTDGMEEESSWTPLSADVDTTSVMGTQHPYSEPQTSSEEPPGYTSVNHQAFSPISPLQHQLYSSRGIDTLSHYYNQSLSTQTSQDNSVQTLFPKPVYSYSILIFLALRNSKTGSLPVSEIYSFMTEHFPYFKTAPDGWKNSVRHNLSLNKCFEKVENKNGNSSRKGCLWALNPAKVEKMQEELHKWRRKDPLTVRRSMARPEELERLLGERPEKIKSLGAHFSLSSNHSHSQPVRAAMHPAYGHQPVHDTSVLHQKSLYNPLPSPTVIPPPPYLSPDPLSFSYYPPVTHQPNAGHPSSSRTGSMDSPLPAHTPPSYSTALQAGHSTSASMQELLLDGEISNDVDALNPSLTDLQLHGNLWEELRNDSLAPDSLVVMDSPTQTRDIMGVCGGLAETDVGVQGSISELYLGGLYTTPIPLL; encoded by the exons ATGTCCTCTGAGCCTCAGGGCCTGTCTTTCCCATCtgtaagcagcagcagcagctcaccAATTCCTTCTCCGGGTGAACTACAATCCTTTGACCATCTAGGGTCGCTCTACTTTCAGATGCCAGAATCACAG TGTCACCAGAGCAATGTTGGAGAAGGGTTTCCACCATACTCCCAAAGAGAAAGCATTCCCTACAGGCAGAAGAGTGCCGAGCACTTTCGTAGACACAGTGTAGATGGAAGCCCTGTTGGACAAGAATCTGGCCTAATGGAGAACAATCACTACCATCCATACAGGCGTCAATGCAGTGAAGGGACCATCAGTGAGGTTCAAACCTTCAGTTGTCTCAGAAGAGCTGGATTGGTTGGGAAACTCACCACGACTGATGGAATGGAGGAAGAATCTTCTTGGACTCCATTAAGCGCTGATGTGGACACCACCAGTGTCATG GGAACTCAACACCCCTACAGTGAGCCTCAGACGAGCTCTGAAGAACCTCCTGGCTACACATCAGTGAACCATCAGGCGTTCAGTCCCATCAGTCCTCTACAACATCAG TTATACTCTTCAAGAGGAATAGACACGCTTTCTCACTATTATAACCAAAGCCTCTCAACACAAACATCTCAAGACAATTCTGTCCAGACACTCTTCCCTAAACCTGTATACTCTTACAG TATTCTCATCTTCCTGGCTCTCAGAAATAGCAAAACAGGCAGTCTACCAGTAAGTGAGATCTACAGCTTCATGACAGAGCATTTCCCCTACTTTAAG ACAGCACCTGATGGTTGGAAGAATTCTGTCCGACACAACCTCTCTTTGAACAAATGCTTTGAGAAAGTGGAGAACAAGAATGGAAACTCTTCTCGAAAGGGCTGCCTGTGGGCCCTGAACCCAGCGAAGGTAGAAAAGATGCAGGAGGAACTTCACAAGTGGAGACGTAAAGATCCCCTGACTGTCAGGAGGAGCATGGCTCGACCAG AGGAGCTGGAACGCCTTCTTGGGGAGAGACCTGAAAAAATTAAGTCTCTTGGAGCTCACTTCAGTCTATCAAGCAACCATTCACATTCTCAACCTGTAAGAGCTGCTATGCATCCTGCCTACGGACACCAACCTGTCCATGACACTAGTGTTCTGCATCAGAAATCTCTCTACAACCCTTTACCCTCTCCAACTGTCATCCCACCTCCCCCTTACTTATCCCCAGACCCTTTATCTTTCTCATATTACCCTCCTGTCACCCATCAGCCCAATGCCGGGCATCCATCCAGTTCCAGGACAGGCAGCATGGATTCTCCCTTACCAGCACACACCCCACCGAGCTACAGCACCGCCCTGCAGGCTGGTCACAGCACTTCAGCGAGCATGCAGGAGCTTCTTCTGGATGGAGAAATCAGTAATGATGTTGATGCATTAAATCCCAGCCTCACAGATCTACAATTACATG GGAATCTTTGGGAGGAGCTAAGGAATGACAGCCTCGCTCCGGATTCACTGGTAGTCATGGACAGTCCCACTCAAACACGGGATATCATGGGGGTCTGTGGGGGTTTAGCGGAGACTGACGTTGGGGTGCAAGGCAGCATTTCTGAGCTTTATCTCGGCGGGCTCTACACAACTCCTATTCCACTGCTATGA
- the LOC109088453 gene encoding NAD(+) hydrolase SARM1: MFLSVVVYLSEICRYFSMFSTDRLTVPKYVSNRLHNRRTGSDPMAVSPGISADVRAVLDGSLPALRSAIKTLKSSKDTGDVEETRRAIAETFQLVEEAWVLPTVGRRVAEEICNRVRLDGGLERLLQLLQTPAVEITYESAKLLEQILVSENRDYVARMGLGVILNLTREQDDAQLARSVSGILEHMFKHTEETSAQLITNGALDTLLYWCRGTDPTVLRHCAVALANCAMYGGHRCQRLMIEKRAAEWLFPLAFSKEDELIRFHACLAVAVLAANREIEKEVVKSGTLELVEPFIASLDPEEFARNLLDSADSMQGRTAADLQHLLPLLDSTCLEGKCIAAFYLCVETSIKSRQRNTKIFQEIGAVQSLKRIVMYCSNATVCSLAKRALTMMGEDVPRRILSSVPNWKSGEVQTWLQQIGFNAFIERFQALQVDGDLLLNITEQDLIQDLGMTSGLTRKRFLRDLRVLKTYANYSTCDPNNLADWLADIDPRFRQYTYSLVQSGVDRNNIIHITDKQLLSDCHVENGIHRAKILSSAHRPAKPCLTDSQPVGPDVFISYRRTTGSQLASLLKVHLQLRGFSVFIDVEKLEAGRFEDKLITSVQRARNFILVLSANSLDKCMGDMAMKDWVHKEIVTALKGKKNIVPVTDNFVWPSPDSLPEDMNTILKFNGIKWSHEYQEATIEKILRFLEGCPSQEQPDGAKKEKEEPQKK; this comes from the exons ATGTTTTTGTCTGTTGTCGTGTATCTCAGCGAGATTTGCCGTTATTTCTCCATGTTTAGCACCGACAGGCTCACGGTTCCTAAATATGTCAGTAATCGGCTACACAACCGGAGGACGGGCTCTGACCCCATGGCTGTGTCGCCGGGGATCAGCGCCGACGTTCGGGCCGTGTTGGACGGCTCTCTCCCCGCGCTGCGCTCCGCGATCAAAACACTAAAGTCTTCGAAGGACACCGGAGATGTGGAGGAGACCCGCCGGGCCATCGCTGAGACTTTCCAGCTGGTTGAGGAGGCCTGGGTCCTGCCCACAGTGGGCCGACGGGTAGCAGAGGAGATCTGCAACAGGGTCCGGCTGGATGGGGGTCTGGAACGGCTCTTGCAGCTGCTGCAGACACCTGCTGTAGAAATCACATACGAGTCTGCCAAGCTCCTTGAGCAAATATTGGTCTCAGAAAACAG GGATTATGTGGCACGTATGGGGCTTGGGGTCATCCTGAACCTGACCCGTGAGCAGGATGATGCTCAGCTGGCACGAAGCGTGTCCGGCATCCTTGAGCACATGTTTAAACACACAGAGGAGACATCTGCACAGCTCATCACTAATGGAGCACTGGACACCCTCCTGTATTGGTGCCGTGGAACAGACCCAACTGTACTGCGACACTGCGCTGTGGCCCTGGCAAACTGCGCTATGTATGGTGGGCACCGCTGCCAGCGTCTGATGATCGAAAAACGGGCGGCTGAATGGCTGTTCCCACTAGCATTTTCCAAAGAGGATGAGCTGATCCGGTTCCATGCCTGTCTGGCCGTGGCTGTGCTGGCAGCTAATAGGGAGATAGAGAAAGAAGTGGTGAAGTCTGGTACTCTGGAGTTGGTGGAACCATTTATAGCCTCGTTGGACCCTGAAGAGTTTGCACGCAACCTGTTGGACAGTGCAGACAGCATGCAGGGCCGCACCGCAGCAGACCTGCAGCACTTACTGCCACTGCTGGACAGCACATGTCTGGAGGGGAAATGCATCGCTGCATTCTACCTGTGCGTGGAGACTAGTATCAAGTCTCGTCAACGTAATACCAAG ATATTTCAGGAGAttggagctgttcagagtctaAAGCGGATCGTCATGTACTGCAGTAATGCCACTGTGTGCTCTCTGGCTAAGCGGGCCTTAACAATGATGGGCGAGGACGTCCCAAGGCGTATCCTTTCATCTGTACCTAACTGGAAGAGCGGAGAGGTGCAGACCTGGCTGCAGCAGATTGGCTTCAATGCATTCATTGAACGGTTTCAG GCACTGCAGGTGGATGGAGATCTACTGCTTAATATCACAGAACAAGATCTGATCCAGGATCTGGGCATGACTTCTGGGCTCACTCGCAAGAG GTTTCTTCGAGATCTGCGTGTACTGAAAACCTATGCCAACTACTCCACATGCGACCCCAATAACCTGGCAGACTGGCTTGCTGATATAGACCCACGATTCCGTCAGTACACCTACAGCTTGGTTCAGTCGGGAGTCGATCGGAACAATATCATCCACATTACAGACAAACAGTTGCTGTCTGACTGCCATGTAGAGAATGGAATCCATCGTGCAAAGATCCTTTCTTCTGCCCACCGCCCTGCGAAACCCTGCTTAACCGATTCCCAGCCCGTGGGCCCTGATGTGTTCATCAGCTACCGTCGCACTACGGGTTCACAGCTTGCCAG TCTACTGAAGGTGCATCTACAGTTACGTGGTTTCAGCGTCTTCATCGACGTAGAGAAACTTGAAGCTGGCAGGTTTGAGGATAAGCTGATCACGAGTGTCCAGCGAGCGCGCAACTTCATTTTGGTGCTGTCAGCCAATTCGCTGGACAAGTGCATGGGCGACATGGCTATGAAAGACTGGGTTCATAAG GAGATCGTCACCGCTCTGAAAGGGAAGAAGAACATTGTTCCTGTTACTGATAACTTTGTATGGCCCAGTCCAGACTCTCTGCCAGAGGACATGAACACCATTCTCAAGTTTAATGGCATTA AGTGGTCCCATGAGTATCAAGAAGCCACTATCGAAAAGATTCTGCGCTTCCTCGAGGGATGCCCAAGCCAAGAGCAACCAGACggagcaaaaaaagagaaagaagagccacaaaagaaataa